A genomic region of Elaeis guineensis isolate ETL-2024a chromosome 9, EG11, whole genome shotgun sequence contains the following coding sequences:
- the LOC105042127 gene encoding F-box protein At5g50450 produces MRTRRGLSSRPKEAAEEERAGGGGKRNRGREHYGRRKRPRAASPAAEGDGGGGAMAEDLFDILPDEIIVLILGKIVSSASSPSDLISILITCRRANRLGMSPFVLSKASAKIFAIRAKNWSDSAHKFLKQSADAGNLEASYILGMIRFYCLESRASGVSLVARAAIGSHMAALYALAVIQFNGSGGSKHDKDLRAGVALCARAAALGHVDALRELGHCLQDGYGVRQNVVEGRRFLVQANAHELAVVLGSTAKAAWQAHRHHRISEGGSCCSLLSDFGCNVPAPEAHPANRFMVEWFAMRGGPSREGLRMCSYGGCGRPETRRHEFRRCSVCGTVNYCSRACQALHWKLAHKTECAPVDGWLDAPVGAAGGGGGAGGGAPRVNGGVGLVNY; encoded by the exons ATGCGAACGAGACGCGGTCTTTCATCCCGGCCGAAGGAGGCGGCGGAGGAGGAGAGGGCTGGTGGCGGAGGGAAGAGGAACAGGGGAAGAGAGCACTACGGCCGCCGGAAGAGACCGCGGGCGGCGTCACCGGCGGCGGAGGGGGACGGCGGAGGAGGAGCGATGGCGGAGGACCTTTTCGACATCCTCCCTGACGAAATTATCGTCCTCATCCTCGGCAAAATCGTATCCTCCGCCTCCTCGCCCTCCGACCTTATCAGCATCCTTATCAC TTGTAGGAGGGCTAATAGGTTGGGGATGAGTCCCTTTGTTCTCTCGAAGGCCTCCGCAAAGATCTTTGCCATTAGGGCGAAGAACTGGTCCGACTCCGCTCACAAATTTCTGAAGCAGAGCGCCGATGCAGGAAATCTGGAAGCTTCCTACATACTGGGCATG ATCCGATTCTACTGCTTGGAGAGCAGAGCGAGCGGTGTTTCGCTGGTGGCGCGGGCGGCGATCGGGTCGCATATGGCGGCGCTCTACGCTCTGGCGGTCATCCAGTTCAACGGCAGCGGGGGCTCGAAACATGACAAGGACCTTCGCGCCGGGGTTGCCCTGTGCGCTCGCGCGGCAGCGCTCGGCCATGTCGACGCCCTTCGCGAGCTCGGCCACTGCTTACAGGACGGCTATGGCGTGCGCCAGAACGTGGTCGAGGGGCGGCGCTTCCTGGTCCAGGCCAACGCGCACGAGCTCGCTGTCGTCCTCGGCTCTACCGCCAAGGCGGCGTGGCAGGCCCACCGCCACCACCGCATCTCGGAAGGGGGCAGCTGTTGCTCCCTGCTCAGCGACTTTGGCTGTAACGTTCCGGCGCCGGAGGCCCATCCGGCGAACCGGTTCATGGTGGAGTGGTTCGCTATGAGGGGTGGTCCCTCCAGAGAGGGGTTGAGGATGTGCTCCTACGGCGGCTGTGGTCGGCCCGAGACGCGGCGGCACGAATTCCGGCGGTGCTCGGTTTGCGGCACTGTAAACTACTGCTCTCGGGCGTGTCAAGCTCTCCACTGGAAACTGGCGCACAAGACCGAGTGCGCCCCCGTGGACGGGTGGCTCGACGCCCCTGTCGGTGCTGCCGGCGGTGGAGGCGGTGCTGGTGGAGGTGCACCACGGGTGAACGGCGGCGTAGGCCTAGTGAATTATTAG